A DNA window from Sphingopyxis macrogoltabida contains the following coding sequences:
- a CDS encoding c-type cytochrome, with amino-acid sequence MDNRNNTIAGWVLFAGICALGLTIGSGMLFAGHAPEKPGFPIEDAEGGAGGGESAVPLGNLLAAADVAKGEAVFAKCAACHTINSGGANGIGPNLYGTLGEEIGHGKHGFAFSTALSGMGGSWDFEKMDAWLTSPRKFAPGTKMSFAGLGSAEDRANLLVYLNAQGSNLPLPAAEAAPAADAAAPAEGAAAPAEGADKAAAAPAEGAAPGAAPAPAEAKK; translated from the coding sequence ATGGACAATCGCAACAACACTATTGCCGGATGGGTACTTTTTGCCGGCATTTGCGCGCTGGGCCTGACGATCGGATCGGGCATGCTGTTCGCCGGTCACGCCCCCGAAAAGCCGGGCTTCCCCATCGAGGACGCCGAAGGCGGTGCCGGCGGCGGCGAATCGGCAGTGCCGCTCGGCAACCTGCTCGCCGCGGCCGACGTCGCCAAGGGCGAAGCGGTGTTCGCGAAATGCGCCGCCTGCCACACGATCAATTCGGGCGGCGCTAACGGCATCGGCCCCAACCTCTATGGCACGCTGGGCGAGGAAATCGGCCACGGCAAGCATGGCTTCGCTTTCTCGACCGCGCTCTCGGGCATGGGCGGTAGCTGGGACTTCGAAAAGATGGACGCGTGGCTGACCAGCCCGCGCAAGTTCGCACCCGGCACGAAAATGTCGTTCGCCGGCCTTGGCAGCGCCGAGGATCGCGCCAACCTGCTCGTCTATCTGAACGCGCAGGGTTCGAACCTGCCGCTGCCCGCCGCCGAGGCAGCCCCGGCCGCCGATGCCGCCGCTCCCGCAGAAGGCGCCGCGGCGCCGGCCGAAGGCGCGGACAAGGCTGCCGCAGCCCCGGCCGAGGGTGCCGCGCCCGGCGCCGCGCCCGCACCGGCCGAAGCCAAGAAATAA
- a CDS encoding prephenate dehydratase, translating into MGSYSASAQHLVDAMTAAALAEPARGLAFQGAPGANSDLAAREYAAGSLPLPCYSFEDAIDAVREGRVDRAIIPIENSLHGRVADIHFLLPESGLSIVGEHFLRIRHGLMSRNLGPITRAMSHEQALGQCRHWLRANHIDPVAHSDTAGAAAWVADSDEVGLAAVAPPHAADLYGLTLHEAGIEDADHNMTRFVVLAREPLAEVPQGVPLMTTFVFEVKNIPAALYKALGGFATNGVNMTKLESYQVGGSFAATKFYADIVGAPGEDHIDRALEELDFQTKSLRLLGTYRQARVRP; encoded by the coding sequence ATGGGCAGTTATTCGGCATCCGCGCAGCATCTGGTCGACGCCATGACGGCGGCGGCACTCGCCGAACCGGCGCGCGGGCTGGCGTTTCAGGGCGCGCCCGGCGCGAACAGCGACCTTGCGGCGCGCGAATATGCCGCGGGTTCGTTGCCGCTTCCCTGCTACAGCTTCGAGGATGCGATCGACGCCGTTCGCGAAGGCCGCGTCGACCGCGCGATCATCCCGATCGAAAACAGCCTCCACGGGCGCGTCGCCGATATCCACTTCCTGCTCCCCGAATCCGGTCTGTCGATCGTCGGCGAACATTTTCTGCGCATCCGCCACGGCCTGATGAGCCGCAACCTCGGACCGATCACCCGCGCTATGAGCCACGAGCAGGCACTCGGCCAGTGCCGCCACTGGCTGCGCGCCAACCATATCGATCCGGTCGCGCACAGCGATACGGCGGGCGCCGCGGCGTGGGTTGCCGACAGCGACGAAGTGGGACTGGCCGCGGTCGCGCCGCCGCATGCCGCCGACCTGTACGGGCTGACGCTGCACGAAGCCGGGATCGAGGACGCCGACCACAATATGACGCGCTTCGTCGTGCTGGCGCGCGAACCGCTCGCCGAGGTACCGCAAGGCGTGCCGCTCATGACGACCTTCGTCTTCGAAGTGAAGAATATTCCTGCGGCGCTGTACAAGGCGCTTGGCGGCTTCGCGACCAACGGCGTCAATATGACCAAGCTCGAGAGCTATCAGGTGGGCGGCAGTTTCGCGGCGACGAAATTCTACGCCGACATCGTCGGCGCGCCGGGCGAGGACCATATCGACCGGGCGCTCGAGGAACTGGATTTCCAGACCAAGTCGCTGCGCTTGCTCGGGACCTATCGTCAGGCGCGGGTTCGGCCTTAG
- a CDS encoding CDP-alcohol phosphatidyltransferase family protein, giving the protein MSSNPRIQTTVTPPVRIQQNILARSERRLLNWICPRLPGWVTPDQLTILGFLGAVLVAAGYILSWQDSEWLGLSLVGYIVNWFGDSLDGSLARWRRIERPAYGYFVDHSVDAAATLLMISAIGMSPYLRLDVALMGVIGYFLLSIHTFLSAKVVGEFRLSYMAGGPTELRLMLMAMTMAMPVVGGGDIRGTNFSPFDLFGLFVASILVTLFVVQSFALARTLRARGN; this is encoded by the coding sequence ATGAGCAGCAATCCCCGCATCCAGACCACCGTGACACCGCCGGTCCGTATCCAGCAAAATATTCTGGCGCGAAGCGAGCGGCGGCTGCTGAACTGGATCTGTCCGCGCCTGCCCGGCTGGGTGACCCCCGACCAGCTCACCATATTGGGCTTCCTCGGCGCGGTGCTCGTCGCCGCCGGCTATATATTGAGCTGGCAGGACAGCGAATGGCTCGGCCTGTCGCTGGTCGGTTATATCGTCAACTGGTTCGGCGACTCGCTCGACGGCAGCCTTGCCCGCTGGCGCCGCATCGAGCGCCCCGCTTATGGCTATTTCGTCGACCACAGCGTCGATGCCGCCGCCACCCTGCTGATGATCAGCGCAATCGGCATGAGCCCCTATCTGCGGCTCGACGTCGCGTTGATGGGGGTCATCGGCTATTTCCTGCTGTCGATCCACACCTTCCTTTCCGCGAAGGTGGTGGGCGAATTTCGCCTGTCCTACATGGCCGGCGGTCCGACCGAACTCCGCCTGATGCTGATGGCGATGACGATGGCGATGCCGGTCGTCGGCGGCGGCGACATTCGCGGCACCAATTTTTCGCCGTTCGACCTGTTCGGCCTGTTCGTCGCCAGCATCCTCGTGACGCTGTTCGTCGTACAAAGCTTTGCGCTGGCACGGACGCTGCGCGCCCGCGGCAACTGA
- the polA gene encoding DNA polymerase I, with translation MSEKNHLYLVDGSSYIFRAYHRLPPLTNPMGVPVGAVYGYTTMLWKLAKDLHDADGPTHLAVILDHSSQSFRNEIYDQYKANRPEPPEDLRPQFPLIRDATRAFSLPCIEMEGFEADDLIASYAEAAVREGWDVTIVSSDKDLMQLIREPAEGPHVDMLDTMKNVRLGLEAVNEKFGVTPDLVGDVLALMGDSVDNVPGVRGVGPKTATKLIQEYGNLTAALDGAATMKASKLRDNLIEHRAMAELSRILVDLKRDCDLPDALDDLKLGAIPPLPLKTFLDEHGFRSLSAKLDLGATPGGPPTLPRAASTPAAAPDAPSTPTLPPMPPIDRSLYETVTTIEALDRWIEAARAAHVVAVDTETATLDSVTGTLVGVSLSTGPGKACYIPLGHGGTDMFAEKPEQVPMADALGRLHALFADEAVLKVGHNLKYDIGVLAQHGIAIAPYDDTLVMSFALDAGKHQHGLDELSKLHLDHVCLSFKDVCGTGKSQISFAEVQLDRATEYAAEDAEVAWRLWKLLKLRLPLEGGTRVYEMVDRPLAAVVETMERAGIMVNRDYLARLSGEFANDMLRMEGEIHELAGQPFAIGSPKQLGEILFDKLGLKGGRKGKSGDWSTDQNELERLERDGVPIARRILEWRQLAKLKSTYTDALQQQINAKTGRVHTSYSLVGAQTGRLSSTDPNLQNIPIRTETGRQIRDAFIAAPGHVLIAADYSQIELRLAAHMADVPELKEAFAQGQDIHAATAIELFGEVNRDTRGKAKTVNFSILYGISRWGLAGRLEVTPDEAQALIARYFERFPGISDYITDTLDSARAKGYTETLFGRKTWFPRLKAASQNERAGSERAAINAPIQGTSADLIKRAMARMPKALEAAGLDDVKMLLQVHDELVFEAPEDKAAAAGDVIRTVMMAAAEPALTLSVPLEVEIGIGKSWGDAH, from the coding sequence ATGTCCGAAAAGAATCATCTCTATCTGGTCGATGGCTCCAGCTACATCTTCCGCGCCTATCACCGCTTGCCGCCGCTGACGAACCCGATGGGTGTGCCGGTCGGCGCGGTTTACGGCTATACGACCATGCTGTGGAAGCTCGCGAAAGACCTGCATGACGCCGACGGGCCGACGCACCTCGCGGTCATCCTCGACCACAGCAGCCAGTCGTTCCGCAACGAAATCTACGACCAATATAAGGCGAACCGGCCCGAGCCGCCCGAGGATCTCCGCCCCCAATTCCCGCTGATCCGCGATGCGACGCGCGCCTTTTCGCTGCCGTGCATCGAGATGGAGGGTTTCGAGGCGGACGATCTGATCGCCTCTTATGCCGAAGCCGCGGTGCGCGAAGGCTGGGACGTCACGATCGTCTCGTCGGACAAGGATCTGATGCAGCTCATCCGCGAGCCCGCCGAGGGACCGCACGTCGACATGCTCGACACGATGAAGAATGTCCGCCTCGGGCTCGAAGCGGTGAACGAGAAGTTCGGCGTCACCCCCGATCTCGTCGGCGACGTCCTCGCGCTGATGGGCGACAGTGTCGACAATGTCCCCGGCGTGCGCGGGGTCGGGCCGAAGACGGCGACCAAGCTGATCCAGGAATATGGCAATCTGACCGCCGCGCTCGACGGTGCCGCGACGATGAAAGCCAGCAAGCTGCGCGACAATCTGATCGAGCATCGCGCCATGGCCGAACTGTCGCGTATCCTCGTCGACCTGAAGCGCGACTGCGACCTGCCCGACGCGCTCGACGACCTGAAACTCGGCGCGATCCCGCCGCTGCCGCTCAAGACCTTCCTCGACGAGCATGGTTTTCGTTCGCTTTCGGCGAAGCTCGACCTCGGCGCGACGCCGGGCGGGCCGCCGACGCTGCCGCGAGCGGCCAGCACCCCCGCTGCCGCGCCGGACGCGCCCTCGACACCGACGCTGCCGCCGATGCCGCCGATCGACCGTTCGCTGTACGAGACGGTGACGACGATCGAAGCGCTCGACCGCTGGATTGAAGCGGCCCGCGCCGCGCATGTCGTCGCGGTCGACACCGAGACCGCGACGCTCGACAGCGTTACCGGCACCCTCGTCGGGGTCAGCCTGTCCACCGGCCCCGGCAAGGCCTGCTATATCCCGCTTGGCCATGGCGGCACCGACATGTTCGCCGAAAAACCCGAACAGGTACCGATGGCGGACGCCCTCGGCCGTCTCCACGCGCTGTTTGCCGACGAAGCGGTGCTCAAGGTCGGGCACAACCTCAAATATGACATCGGCGTGCTCGCCCAGCACGGCATCGCCATCGCACCCTATGACGATACGCTGGTGATGAGCTTCGCGCTCGACGCGGGCAAGCATCAGCACGGGCTCGATGAATTGTCGAAACTCCACCTCGACCATGTCTGCCTGTCGTTCAAGGACGTCTGCGGCACCGGCAAGTCGCAGATCAGTTTCGCCGAAGTGCAACTCGACCGCGCGACCGAATATGCGGCGGAAGACGCTGAGGTCGCCTGGCGCCTGTGGAAGCTGCTCAAACTCCGCTTGCCGCTCGAAGGCGGCACGCGCGTCTACGAGATGGTCGATCGCCCGCTCGCCGCCGTCGTCGAGACGATGGAGCGCGCCGGCATCATGGTGAACCGCGACTATCTGGCGCGGCTGTCGGGCGAGTTCGCGAACGACATGCTGCGCATGGAAGGCGAAATCCACGAACTCGCCGGCCAGCCTTTCGCGATCGGCAGCCCCAAGCAGCTCGGCGAAATCCTTTTCGACAAGCTTGGCCTGAAGGGCGGCCGCAAGGGCAAGTCGGGCGACTGGTCGACCGACCAGAACGAGCTCGAACGCCTCGAACGCGACGGCGTGCCGATCGCGAGGCGGATCCTCGAATGGCGCCAGCTCGCCAAGCTCAAATCGACCTACACCGACGCCTTGCAACAACAGATCAACGCGAAAACCGGTCGCGTCCACACCAGCTACAGCCTCGTCGGCGCCCAGACCGGACGCCTATCGTCGACCGATCCGAACCTGCAGAATATCCCGATCCGCACCGAGACCGGACGCCAGATCCGCGACGCCTTTATCGCGGCACCCGGGCATGTGCTGATCGCCGCCGACTATAGCCAGATCGAGCTGCGCCTCGCCGCGCATATGGCCGACGTCCCTGAGCTCAAAGAGGCCTTTGCGCAGGGGCAGGACATCCATGCCGCGACCGCAATCGAACTGTTCGGCGAGGTCAACCGCGATACGCGCGGCAAGGCAAAGACGGTCAATTTCTCGATCCTCTACGGCATCTCGCGCTGGGGCCTCGCAGGCCGGCTCGAAGTCACGCCCGACGAGGCGCAGGCGCTGATCGCCCGCTATTTCGAGCGCTTCCCCGGCATCAGCGACTATATCACCGACACGCTCGATAGCGCGCGCGCCAAAGGCTATACCGAGACCTTGTTCGGGCGGAAAACCTGGTTCCCGCGCCTCAAGGCGGCGAGCCAGAACGAACGCGCGGGCAGCGAACGTGCCGCGATCAACGCGCCGATCCAGGGCACCAGCGCCGACCTGATCAAGCGCGCGATGGCGCGGATGCCGAAGGCGCTCGAAGCCGCCGGGCTGGACGATGTCAAAATGCTTCTGCAAGTCCACGACGAACTCGTCTTCGAGGCGCCCGAGGACAAGGCCGCGGCGGCGGGCGACGTCATTCGCACCGTCATGATGGCCGCCGCCGAACCGGCGCTCACCCTCTCGGTGCCGCTCGAGGTCGAAATCGGCATCGGCAAGAGCTGGGGCGACGCGCATTGA
- the purT gene encoding formate-dependent phosphoribosylglycinamide formyltransferase — protein MTPTAKILLLGSGELGREFVISAKRLGCHVVACDSYAGAPAMQVADGFEVFSMLDGDALRATIEKHRPDHVVPEVEAIRTEVLAELEAEGFHIVPSARAAELTMNRDAIRDLAASELGLTTSTFEYATSRDELAAAATRVGFPLVVKPVMSSSGKGQSTVKDAAGIDAAWDYAAAGMRGDRLRVIAEAFIDFDYEITLLTVRHKDGVSFCPPIGHRQERGDYRESWQPAAMSAAALKSAQDMATKVVDALGGHGIFGVEFFVKGDAVIFSELSPRPHDTGMVTLISQELSEFDLHARAILGLPVPAIAVPDASASAVLLADREAQDFAITGLADALAAPNAETSVDARIFGKPVTRPYRRMGVTLAKVAGGATDDARAAAVAAAAKLTIDYRG, from the coding sequence ATGACTCCCACCGCCAAAATCCTGCTGCTCGGCTCGGGCGAACTCGGGCGCGAATTCGTGATCTCGGCCAAGCGGCTCGGTTGCCATGTCGTCGCCTGCGACAGCTATGCCGGCGCGCCGGCGATGCAGGTCGCCGACGGGTTCGAGGTCTTCTCGATGCTCGACGGCGATGCGCTGCGCGCCACGATCGAAAAGCACCGCCCCGATCATGTCGTGCCCGAGGTCGAGGCGATCCGCACCGAAGTGCTCGCCGAACTGGAGGCCGAAGGCTTTCACATCGTCCCGTCGGCGCGCGCCGCAGAGCTGACGATGAACCGCGATGCGATCCGCGACCTCGCGGCGAGCGAGCTTGGCCTCACCACCTCTACCTTCGAATATGCGACGAGCCGCGACGAACTCGCTGCGGCGGCGACGCGGGTTGGCTTCCCGCTCGTCGTCAAGCCGGTGATGTCGTCGTCGGGCAAGGGACAAAGCACGGTCAAGGACGCCGCCGGCATCGACGCCGCATGGGACTATGCCGCCGCGGGCATGCGCGGCGACCGCCTGCGCGTGATCGCCGAGGCGTTCATCGATTTCGATTATGAGATCACCCTGCTCACGGTGCGTCACAAGGACGGCGTCAGCTTCTGCCCGCCAATCGGCCACCGGCAGGAACGCGGCGACTATCGCGAAAGCTGGCAGCCGGCGGCGATGTCCGCGGCGGCGCTGAAATCGGCGCAGGATATGGCGACGAAGGTCGTCGATGCGCTCGGCGGACACGGCATCTTCGGCGTCGAATTCTTCGTGAAGGGTGACGCGGTGATCTTCTCCGAGCTGTCACCCCGCCCGCACGATACGGGCATGGTGACCCTGATCTCGCAGGAACTGTCGGAATTCGACCTCCATGCACGCGCGATCCTCGGCCTGCCGGTCCCTGCTATCGCGGTACCCGACGCGAGCGCCAGCGCCGTCCTGCTCGCCGATCGCGAAGCGCAGGATTTCGCGATCACCGGTCTCGCCGATGCGCTGGCCGCGCCGAACGCCGAAACCTCGGTCGATGCCCGCATCTTCGGCAAGCCGGTGACGCGGCCGTATCGGCGGATGGGCGTGACGCTGGCGAAGGTCGCGGGCGGCGCCACCGACGACGCCCGCGCCGCAGCGGTCGCGGCGGCGGCGAAGCTGACGATCGATTATCGAGGATAA
- a CDS encoding methylated-DNA--[protein]-cysteine S-methyltransferase, whose product MTHYFKTIWSPVGELTLVANAEGLAAILWENDRPGRVRLGPLTEDDKHPVLVETERQLGEYFAGERREFDVPLSFAGSDFQKRVWRALLAIPFGETRSYGEIADQLGNAGASRAVGAANGRNPISIIAPCHRVVGSTGKLTGFAGGLEAKAFLLELER is encoded by the coding sequence GTGACTCATTATTTCAAAACCATCTGGTCCCCGGTCGGCGAATTGACGCTGGTCGCCAATGCCGAAGGCCTTGCCGCGATCCTGTGGGAGAACGACCGGCCGGGGCGCGTCCGGCTGGGCCCGTTGACCGAGGATGACAAGCATCCGGTGCTGGTCGAAACCGAGCGGCAGCTCGGCGAATATTTTGCGGGCGAGCGCCGCGAATTCGACGTGCCGCTGTCCTTTGCGGGAAGCGATTTCCAGAAGCGCGTCTGGCGGGCGCTGCTCGCCATCCCGTTCGGCGAGACGCGCAGCTATGGCGAGATCGCGGATCAGCTCGGCAATGCCGGTGCTTCGCGCGCCGTGGGCGCCGCCAACGGCCGCAATCCCATTTCGATCATCGCGCCGTGCCACCGGGTCGTCGGATCGACCGGCAAGCTGACCGGCTTTGCTGGCGGGCTCGAGGCGAAGGCGTTCCTGCTTGAGCTCGAGCGATAG
- a CDS encoding Lrp/AsnC family transcriptional regulator, whose amino-acid sequence MAIAKFIPDDLDRRIIAHLRVDGRASLSKLAGALGVARATVQNRLDRLLDTGALLGFTVRVREDYDDLDIRAVMLIEVSGRSTTQVIQKLRGISEIRTLHTTNGNWDLIADINARSLSDFDRVLREVRMIDGVENSETSLFLSTI is encoded by the coding sequence ATGGCCATCGCAAAATTCATCCCCGACGATCTCGACCGCCGCATCATCGCGCATCTGCGCGTCGACGGCCGCGCTTCGCTATCGAAACTGGCCGGGGCGCTCGGGGTGGCCCGGGCGACCGTGCAGAACCGGTTGGACCGCTTGCTCGACACCGGGGCGTTGCTGGGCTTCACGGTGCGCGTGCGCGAGGATTACGACGATCTCGACATTCGCGCGGTCATGCTGATCGAGGTCAGCGGACGGTCGACCACCCAAGTCATCCAGAAACTGCGCGGCATTTCCGAAATCCGGACGCTGCACACGACGAACGGCAATTGGGATCTCATCGCCGATATCAACGCGCGAAGCCTTTCGGACTTCGACCGCGTGCTGCGCGAGGTGCGCATGATCGATGGCGTCGAGAACAGCGAAACCAGCCTGTTTCTCAGCACGATATAG
- a CDS encoding ornithine cyclodeaminase: protein MPTAPSPLAYIPFVSVENMMRFVHHFGIEKILVELTDAIEADYRRWDLFEKIPRLASHSRDGVIELMPTSDGEAFSFKYVNGHPSNTAKGFQTVAAFGLLARVDTGYPLMLTEMTLLTALRTAATSAMVARHLAPGNAKVMAMIGNGAQAEFQALAMKAVVGIEEVRLYDIDASATAKAARNLGDSGLRVVSCTSAQDAIEGAQIITTCTADKAYATILTDNMVGSGVHINAIGGDCPGKTELHKDILSRAVTFVEFEPQTRIEGEIQQMDASYPVTEFWRVLSGDAEGRGDARQITLFDSVGFATEDFSALRYIYSKLQGTDFFQQIDILADPDDPRDLFGMLQRAA, encoded by the coding sequence ATGCCGACCGCGCCCTCGCCGCTTGCTTATATTCCGTTCGTCAGCGTCGAAAACATGATGCGCTTCGTCCATCATTTCGGCATCGAAAAAATCCTCGTCGAACTCACCGACGCGATCGAAGCCGACTATCGGCGGTGGGACCTTTTCGAGAAAATTCCCCGCCTCGCCTCGCATTCGCGCGACGGCGTGATCGAACTGATGCCGACTTCCGACGGCGAGGCTTTCAGCTTCAAATATGTGAACGGTCATCCGAGCAACACCGCCAAGGGGTTTCAGACCGTCGCCGCCTTCGGGCTGCTCGCGCGCGTCGACACCGGCTATCCGCTCATGCTGACCGAAATGACTCTGCTGACGGCGCTGCGCACCGCCGCGACCTCGGCGATGGTGGCGCGTCACCTCGCGCCGGGCAACGCAAAGGTCATGGCGATGATCGGCAATGGCGCACAGGCCGAGTTTCAGGCACTGGCGATGAAGGCGGTGGTCGGGATCGAGGAGGTCCGGCTGTACGACATCGATGCGAGCGCCACCGCCAAGGCCGCCCGCAACCTGGGCGATAGCGGCCTGCGGGTCGTATCCTGCACCAGCGCGCAGGATGCGATCGAAGGCGCCCAGATCATCACCACCTGCACCGCGGACAAGGCCTATGCGACGATCCTGACCGACAATATGGTTGGATCGGGTGTCCACATCAATGCGATCGGCGGGGATTGCCCGGGCAAGACCGAATTGCACAAGGACATATTGTCGCGCGCCGTCACCTTCGTCGAATTCGAACCGCAAACGCGGATCGAGGGCGAGATCCAGCAGATGGATGCGAGCTATCCGGTGACCGAATTCTGGCGGGTGCTGAGCGGCGATGCCGAGGGCCGGGGCGACGCCCGGCAAATTACGCTTTTCGACAGCGTGGGCTTCGCTACCGAGGATTTCTCGGCGCTCCGCTACATTTATTCGAAATTGCAGGGCACCGACTTTTTCCAGCAGATCGACATCCTCGCCGACCCCGACGATCCGCGCGACCTGTTCGGCATGCTCCAGCGCGCCGCCTAG
- the rocF gene encoding arginase, giving the protein MERRRISLIGAPVELGAGLPGCAMGPGAMRISGLAAALAALGHEVVDGGDAMAAAVSGIGFGGNARHAPNIAGWTRSLEEVAYRTLQEGRLPIFMGGDHALAMGTVSGAARHARDIGRPLCVIWLDAHADFNTPMTSESGNMHGMPVAYYCGEPGFDGILGDDRATVDPANVFMLGIRSVDDRERQLIAERGVQVFDMRAIDEFGIAAIVRRILAHVGKIGAMLHVSLDVDFLDPAIAPGVGTTVSGGANLREAHLVMEMLCESGLTTSMDLAELNPYLDERGKSARLLTDLTASLFGRKVLDKVATLMTIP; this is encoded by the coding sequence ATGGAACGGCGAAGGATCAGCCTGATCGGGGCTCCGGTCGAATTGGGCGCGGGACTTCCCGGCTGCGCGATGGGGCCGGGCGCGATGCGGATTTCGGGACTGGCGGCCGCGCTCGCGGCGCTCGGGCACGAGGTGGTCGACGGCGGCGACGCCATGGCGGCGGCGGTGTCCGGGATCGGTTTTGGCGGCAACGCGCGCCACGCGCCCAATATCGCCGGATGGACGCGCTCGCTCGAGGAGGTCGCGTACCGGACCTTGCAGGAGGGGCGCCTGCCGATCTTCATGGGCGGCGACCATGCGCTCGCCATGGGTACCGTTTCGGGCGCGGCGCGCCACGCGCGCGACATCGGGCGCCCGCTGTGCGTCATCTGGCTCGACGCCCACGCCGACTTCAACACGCCGATGACGTCGGAGTCGGGCAATATGCACGGGATGCCCGTCGCCTATTATTGCGGCGAACCGGGCTTCGACGGCATTCTCGGTGACGATCGCGCCACCGTCGATCCCGCCAATGTCTTCATGCTCGGTATCCGGTCGGTCGACGACCGCGAGCGCCAGTTGATCGCGGAGCGCGGCGTGCAGGTCTTCGACATGCGCGCGATCGACGAATTCGGCATTGCGGCGATCGTCCGCCGTATCCTGGCGCATGTCGGGAAAATCGGCGCCATGCTGCACGTCAGCCTCGACGTCGACTTCCTCGATCCGGCCATCGCGCCCGGCGTCGGTACGACGGTGAGCGGCGGCGCCAATCTTCGCGAGGCCCATCTGGTCATGGAGATGCTCTGTGAATCCGGGCTGACCACCTCGATGGATCTCGCCGAACTCAATCCCTATCTCGACGAGCGTGGCAAGAGCGCCCGCCTGCTCACCGACCTCACCGCCAGCCTGTTCGGGCGCAAGGTTCTCGACAAGGTTGCGACCCTGATGACGATTCCCTGA
- a CDS encoding helix-turn-helix domain-containing protein: MLGSFFKSDRAIYARHQSDLVVERCSAQKGWRGLHLEVGHNRGCDVRSLMLQGHLIGMQITGQPIAVEIHENGRWVPTALPSHQLFIHPAGTPLNIRHDLWTRWAFAIIDHPALGTRRSPDDTMGWSDHDQMLTLLFQALIEQLCYERRDTSGDRALAQSLIDSFILALHQRAPASSTASARGGIAPYMVADLRAWIERNLEHKIGVQDMADRLGYSCAHFAREFKREVGLTPHGFLQDIRLSTAMDLARRGTPLVDIAHRCGFADQAHLSNAFKSRFGFSPASLRQRSN; encoded by the coding sequence ATGCTGGGAAGCTTCTTTAAGAGCGATCGCGCCATTTATGCGCGGCACCAGTCGGATCTGGTCGTCGAACGCTGTTCGGCGCAGAAGGGCTGGCGCGGGCTGCATCTCGAGGTCGGCCACAATCGCGGCTGCGACGTCCGCTCGCTGATGCTGCAGGGCCATCTGATCGGCATGCAGATCACCGGCCAGCCGATTGCGGTCGAAATCCATGAAAATGGCCGGTGGGTTCCGACCGCCCTGCCCTCGCATCAACTGTTCATCCACCCGGCAGGCACGCCGCTCAATATCCGGCACGATCTGTGGACCCGCTGGGCGTTTGCGATCATCGACCATCCGGCGCTGGGGACAAGGCGGAGCCCCGACGACACCATGGGCTGGTCGGACCACGACCAGATGCTGACCTTGTTGTTCCAGGCGCTGATCGAGCAACTCTGCTACGAGCGGCGCGACACCAGCGGCGACCGGGCGCTCGCCCAGTCGCTGATCGACAGCTTCATCCTCGCGCTGCACCAGCGCGCGCCCGCCTCGTCCACTGCCTCGGCGCGCGGCGGCATCGCGCCCTATATGGTCGCCGACCTGCGCGCCTGGATCGAGCGCAATCTGGAGCACAAGATCGGCGTCCAGGACATGGCCGACCGGCTCGGCTATTCCTGCGCCCATTTCGCGCGCGAGTTCAAGCGCGAGGTCGGCCTCACGCCGCACGGCTTTCTGCAGGACATCCGCCTGTCGACGGCGATGGACCTCGCGCGCCGCGGCACGCCGCTGGTCGACATCGCCCACCGGTGCGGCTTTGCCGATCAGGCGCATCTTTCGAACGCCTTCAAAAGCCGCTTCGGCTTTTCTCCGGCGAGCCTCCGCCAGCGCAGCAATTAG